In the genome of Nicoliella spurrieriana, the window GAACATTAAAATTAGCAGTGGCATCACAATGAAGTATGGCCAAACGTTCACAAAGTGAAGCAGCAATAAGAAGACCACTAGAATCGCTGAAATCAGGGCCCCGATAAAGTTAATCGTAGCCTTTAGAATCCAAGCTCCCTCACGATGCTTCCGCCAGTGTAAAATCATCCCCGACTGTGAAAGGGTAAACGGAATAAAGACCCCAATCGAATAAAGTGGCACCAAGAGGTTCGTTTCACCATTAAACATGATGATTAAAACGAACGCCCCGATTGCCAGTGAAATAATCCCATTAGAATACCCTAGCCGGTCCCCCTTATCCAGGTAAGCATGTGGCAAGAACTTGTCCCGAGCAAGGTTATAAGCAAGAATGGGGAACGCCGAAAACCCGGTGTTCGCAGCAACCGCCAGAATCATTGCCGTTGAAAGTTGTAAAACATAAAATAAAATGCCACCATGCCCAAAAATGCCGCTACCAATTTGAGAAAGCACGGTAACATGCGCATTGGGCTTAATGCCCATGTAGTAACTCAAAAACGTAATGCCACCAAAGAAGAACGCCAAAATCAAGGCCATGATGGCTAACGTATGTGAAGCCATTTTCTCCTTGGGTTGCTTAAAGTTAGGCACGGAGTTACTGATGGCTTCCACCCCGGTTAATGAAGATGATCCAGACGAAAAAGCCTTGAAGAATAACAACAACGTCATTCCCTGAACGGGCGTTCCGACCGCACTAGCAGCACTGTATGTAATGTGCCCAGTGGCAATGTTATAGCCACCCCAGATAATCATTATAAAGATCATCAAGATAAATAGATACACCGGAACCGTTAAAATGGATGCTGATTCGCGCATTCCACGTAGGTTTAATAACATAATCAAAACCACAATTAAACACGAAATTAGGACCCGGTAGTTATATAGTGCAGGAATGGCTGACGTGATTGCTTCGGTCCCGGAAGTAGTTGATACCGCAACGGTCAGCATGTAGTCAACTAGCAATGATCCGCCAGCGACTAATCCTGCCGTTCGACCCCAGTTATCACTAGCAACTAAATAGGCCCCTCCACCAGATGGATAGGCATAGATAATTTGTTGATAGGATAACGTAATGCAAATAATAACACTAATACCAATGCTGCAATCCAAATTTGGTAAACCAATGCTGCAACCGAAAGCGTCAGGAGCACCGCAGTGATCTGTTCGGTTCCGTAAGCAACGGATGAAAGCGCATCGGATGATAACAATGCCAATCCTTTGAATTTATTAAGGGATTGGCCACCCTCATCGGTTGATTTCAATGGCTTTCCAATTAATAATCGTTTTAAATAACGCCACATGAAAATGACCTCACTTTATTGATGTACTTGTTAAGAAAATGTAAAACTGTTTATGCAATTCTTAATTTTACTACATTTTGTTAAATATTTCATAACTATTTTAAGCAAACAAAAAGAGAACCGCTTAACAGCAGCCCTCTCAGTTAAAACATTATTAAATTACATCATTCCGCCCATACCTGGTTGTGGAGGTAATGGGTTATTATTTTCTTCCTTTGGTTCGTTTGCAACCACTGCTTCAGTCGTAAGCAATAGTGCTGAAACGGAAGCGGCATTTTGTAATGCTGAACGACTAACCTTGGTTGGGTCAATCACACCAGCCTTGATCATATCTTCGTAGGTCCCGTCAGCAGCGTTGTAACCAACCCCTGGCTTTTGATCTCTGAGGTGGTCAACGATTACGGAACCATCAACCCCTGCATTGTGAGCAATTTGTCTAACTGGTGCTTCAAGCGCCCGCCGAACAATTTGCACCCCGGTGTTTTCATCACCATCAGCCTTAATGGCATCAATATCCTTAAGAATATTAATGTAGGCAGTTCCACCACCGGGAACGTAACCTTCTTCAACGGCGGCCCGGGTAGCGTTCAATGCATCTTCAATTCTGTACTTACGTTCCTTTAATTCGGTTTCGGTAGCAGCACCGACCCGGACTACGGCAACTCCACCGGCTAATTTAGCAAGGCGTTCCTTTAACTTATCACGGTCAAAGTCAGAAGTCGTCTTTTCGATTTGCGTCTTAATTTCGCTGACCCGATCGGCAATCTGGTCCTTATCACCAGCACCTTGGACGATGGTCGTACTATCCTTAGTAACGTTAACCTTTGATGATTGACCTAATTGGTCTAACGTAGCATCCTTTAAGTTTAAGCCTAAGTCGTCAGTGATCAAAGTCGCCCCAGTCAAAGTAGCAATATCTTGTAATTGGTCCTTCCGACGATCACCAAAACCAGGGGCCTTAACAGCAACTACGTTAAAGGTTCCACGCATCTTGTTCAATACAAGCGTTGGCAATGCTTCTCCACCAATATCATCAGCAATGATTAATAGTGAACGTCCTTGTTCAACCACTGATTGAAGCACTGGTAAGATGTCTTGAATGTTATTAATCTTCTTATCAGTAATCAAAATGTATGGGTTATCCAAGTTAGCTTCCATCTTATCGTTATCGGTCACCATGTATTGTGACATGTAACCACGATCAAATTGCATTCCTTCAACAACATCAAGGCTAGTATCAACCCCACGGGAATCTTCAATCGTAATTACTCCATCGTTACCCACTTTTTCCATGGCATCGGCAATTAATGAACCGACTTGCTTGTTAGCGGATGAAATTGAAGCAATTTGTGCAATATCATTCTTGTTCTTTACTTCGTGTGACATCTTGTGTAATGCCTTAACAGCTACCTTAGTAGCTTCTTCAATTCCGCGACGGACGCCCACAGGATTAGCACCGGCGGTAACGTTCTTCAAGCCTTCGTTAACGATTGCCTGGGTTAAAACGGTGGCAGTCGTGGTCCCATCACCAGCAATATCGTTAGTCTTGGATGCAACTTCAGCAACTAATTTAGCACCCATATTTTCAAAATGGTCTGGTAATTCAATTGCCTTTGCAATCGTAACCCCATCGTTAGTAATGTTTGGGTTTCCGGCACCTTCTTCAAGAACCACATTGCGCCCCTTAGGTCCCAATGTCGTTTTAACCGTATCAGCTAGTTTATCTACTCCATTAAGCAATGATCTTCTAGCACTTTCTGAAAATTTAACTTCCTTAGCCATTTATTCTCACCTCATAAATTAGATTTTATTTTGAATGGTTTAATTTTAAATTAATTAGTCAATCACTGCGACTAAATCTTTATCATGCAAAACTAAGTAGGATTGTCCTTCATAGTCAACTGAAGTTCCTGAGTACTTATCAAATAAAACAGTGTCACCCTTTTTAACGGATGGTGCAACTTGCTTGCCGTTATCAAGAACTCGACCATCCCCAACAGCAACAACCTTCCCGGTTTGTGGCTTTTCCTTAGCATTACTTGCTAATACAATTCCACCGACTGTTTTTTCCTTTGCTTCCTCAACTTCAACGATGACACGATCACCTAATGGCTTTAACACATTAATCCCTCCAAGTTCATTTACAACTTTATTTTAGCACTTGATGTCCATCAGTGCTAATCACTGTCTTAAATATATCTGTTTTTAATTTTAATTGCAACCATTTTGACTGAATTAAAAAATGTGCACGTAAATTAACTTACATGCACATTCTA includes:
- the groES gene encoding co-chaperone GroES, with protein sequence MLKPLGDRVIVEVEEAKEKTVGGIVLASNAKEKPQTGKVVAVGDGRVLDNGKQVAPSVKKGDTVLFDKYSGTSVDYEGQSYLVLHDKDLVAVID
- the groL gene encoding chaperonin GroEL (60 kDa chaperone family; promotes refolding of misfolded polypeptides especially under stressful conditions; forms two stacked rings of heptamers to form a barrel-shaped 14mer; ends can be capped by GroES; misfolded proteins enter the barrel where they are refolded when GroES binds), coding for MAKEVKFSESARRSLLNGVDKLADTVKTTLGPKGRNVVLEEGAGNPNITNDGVTIAKAIELPDHFENMGAKLVAEVASKTNDIAGDGTTTATVLTQAIVNEGLKNVTAGANPVGVRRGIEEATKVAVKALHKMSHEVKNKNDIAQIASISSANKQVGSLIADAMEKVGNDGVITIEDSRGVDTSLDVVEGMQFDRGYMSQYMVTDNDKMEANLDNPYILITDKKINNIQDILPVLQSVVEQGRSLLIIADDIGGEALPTLVLNKMRGTFNVVAVKAPGFGDRRKDQLQDIATLTGATLITDDLGLNLKDATLDQLGQSSKVNVTKDSTTIVQGAGDKDQIADRVSEIKTQIEKTTSDFDRDKLKERLAKLAGGVAVVRVGAATETELKERKYRIEDALNATRAAVEEGYVPGGGTAYINILKDIDAIKADGDENTGVQIVRRALEAPVRQIAHNAGVDGSVIVDHLRDQKPGVGYNAADGTYEDMIKAGVIDPTKVSRSALQNAASVSALLLTTEAVVANEPKEENNNPLPPQPGMGGMM